The following is a genomic window from Bacteroidia bacterium.
AGATTGAGGGATGCTCTTGAGGAATCCGTGTCCACGGGCACCATGATCGCAGGCAGCAAGGAAATGCAACTCGTGGAACGCATGATTGGTCGTGTGAAGGACACCGACATGTCCGTCCTTCTTTCCGGTGAAAGTGGTACCGGAAAGGAGCTCGTCGCACGATTGATTCATTTCACCGGAAAGCGGAAGAGGGGTCCGTTCGTCGTTTTTAATTGCGCTGCGATACCTGCCGATTTGCTCGAAAGCGAACTGTTCGGTCATGAGCGTGGAGCATTTACCGGTGCGACGCAACGAAAAATCGGCAAGTTTGAGCAAGCCGACGGCGGGACCATTTTCCTGGATGAAATTGGTGATATGAGTCCGGCATTGCAGGCGAAAATTCTGCGCGTCATCGCATCGAAGGAGTTTGAACGGGTCGGTGGCAATACCACGATCAAAACCAATGCCCGGGTCATTTCCGCGAGCAACAAAAATCTCAAGGATGCCGTGAAGAAGAAACTCTTCCGTGAAGATCTCTATTACCGTCTCTCAAGCTTTCCGATTCACCTGCCTGCGCTGCGTGATCGAGGATCGGACATCATCGAATTGGCGGAGATGTTCCTGAAGCAATTCTCGAAGGAAATGAATCTGCCCGTCAGCGGATTTTCGAGAGAAGCGATCGAGGTGATTTATCGTTACCCGTGGCCGGGAAACGTTCGTGAACTGGAAAACGCAATCCGACGGGCCGTGGTTATGGCCGAGGGGGATGTTATCTCCGCCAACGAACTCCCGCTTGTGGCACAACCCTTCCAGCATTCATCCATGGAAATCGAGGTCGACGGCAAGATTTTCCACGACAACAAAATCGTGCCCTTGGAGAAGATCAAGGAACAGGTTGTCCGCCGGGCCATAGAGATCACAAGAGGTAATCTTGCGCAAACTGCACGGGCTCTCGGAGTCAGCCGTTCAACGCTCTACAAGCTCGCAGAAAAATACAAAGTCAAGTACTGATTATCTTCCGAAACGAAGTCAACTGCACGGTAGGGCGTTGTTTTGCTCTGACCGTGCAGTATTGATTTTAT
Proteins encoded in this region:
- a CDS encoding sigma-54 dependent transcriptional regulator yields the protein MAETLVFIVDDEDSVRRLISQRISKSWGFKTRAFSSGESVLEALDDAPDAIILDIFLPEEDGVEVLREIKKQNPDIPVIMLSAEGAVDTVVECIKLGAADFLVKPIDFTHLEVTLKNAVKLSVLSKELARLRDALEESVSTGTMIAGSKEMQLVERMIGRVKDTDMSVLLSGESGTGKELVARLIHFTGKRKRGPFVVFNCAAIPADLLESELFGHERGAFTGATQRKIGKFEQADGGTIFLDEIGDMSPALQAKILRVIASKEFERVGGNTTIKTNARVISASNKNLKDAVKKKLFREDLYYRLSSFPIHLPALRDRGSDIIELAEMFLKQFSKEMNLPVSGFSREAIEVIYRYPWPGNVRELENAIRRAVVMAEGDVISANELPLVAQPFQHSSMEIEVDGKIFHDNKIVPLEKIKEQVVRRAIEITRGNLAQTARALGVSRSTLYKLAEKYKVKY